One Nostoc sp. UHCC 0302 DNA window includes the following coding sequences:
- the ylqF gene encoding ribosome biogenesis GTPase YlqF, which yields MTITQNYKLNQIQWYPGHIAKAEKNLKEQLKRVDVVLEVRDGRIPLTTHHPQIKEWVGSKERVLVINRIDMMTPQMRSLWQDWFKSQGEVPYFTNAQHGKGIAAVAQAAQAAGVALNQRRRDRGMLPRPVRAVVIGFPNVGKSALINRLLGKRVVESAARAGVTRQLRWVRISEQLQLLDAPGVIPTRLEDQEAALKLAICDDIGEASYDNQLVAAALVDLLNYLEAVAPDLLPKKPLVNRYELDAISDSGDAYLQALAEHRYKGDVERAARQLLTDFRKGLLGEITLDLPPN from the coding sequence ATGACAATAACACAAAACTATAAATTAAACCAGATTCAATGGTATCCCGGTCACATTGCCAAAGCTGAAAAAAATCTCAAAGAACAGCTCAAGCGCGTAGATGTGGTGTTAGAAGTCCGAGACGGACGGATTCCTTTGACAACACACCATCCACAAATAAAAGAGTGGGTGGGAAGTAAAGAGCGAGTCTTGGTAATTAACCGAATAGATATGATGACGCCGCAAATGCGATCGCTATGGCAAGATTGGTTTAAAAGCCAAGGAGAAGTACCCTATTTTACCAATGCTCAACATGGTAAAGGTATAGCAGCAGTAGCACAGGCAGCGCAAGCCGCTGGAGTAGCCCTAAATCAAAGAAGACGCGATCGGGGTATGTTACCTCGTCCAGTCCGTGCCGTGGTGATTGGTTTTCCGAATGTTGGTAAATCAGCTTTAATAAATCGTCTTTTAGGAAAACGAGTCGTGGAAAGTGCAGCGCGTGCGGGGGTAACTCGCCAATTGCGTTGGGTGCGAATTTCTGAACAGTTGCAATTGCTAGATGCTCCTGGTGTCATTCCTACAAGGTTAGAGGATCAAGAAGCAGCGTTAAAGTTAGCCATTTGTGATGATATTGGCGAAGCATCTTATGATAATCAACTTGTAGCAGCGGCTTTAGTAGATTTATTGAACTATCTCGAAGCTGTAGCTCCTGATTTATTACCCAAGAAACCATTAGTAAATCGCTACGAACTCGATGCCATATCTGACAGCGGAGATGCATATTTACAGGCTTTAGCAGAGCATCGTTATAAAGGTGATGTAGAACGAGCAGCAAGGCAACTTCTAACAGATTTTCGCAAAGGTTTATTAGGCGAAATTACTTTAGATTTACCACCAAATTGA
- a CDS encoding adenylate/guanylate cyclase domain-containing protein, whose product MTELTLQLQEGDTEKTIAVKQDIFTIGRLPECDLYLPFPGVSRHHARLVKTADEVWIIEDLGSKNGTQVNQQLINCPHNLDHGDVIWLGNVGLVVLLATPAVQLKSTYVPITENTEQKTILRNVEQLQQQWIEADSKNGNISSKDKTIARLKDLVDIAKNLCAAASIQEIFSQVQQVVFRYLDSIDRLALLIDVTGSGNLELVNAATRNISQQKNLSADGSWISRSICQKVFEEKVVIQTADTLKDERFSGEHSILAKGIRSAMAVPLWDENKVVGVLYADANLSSYHWANEGEEELSFFSALANLVASSVQRWLLVEKLKTEEVIRHRLERYHSPAVVQQLIAVGGLPDGRLAPIETEISILFADLVGFTAISEQLTPTAIALLLNNLFEEMLQEVFAYGGTLDKYIGDCIMAFFGAPEPQPDHADRAVNAAKGMLARLQRLNANGFWQEPLQLRIAINSGKAVVGDVGSSQRVDYTALGATINLAARMEAVCPPSECVISEVTYKMLSQPIDFEEMGEHRFKGIDRLVKIYQTQLQQETVFINY is encoded by the coding sequence ATGACTGAACTCACGCTACAGCTACAAGAGGGAGATACGGAGAAAACGATCGCAGTGAAACAAGATATATTCACAATAGGTCGTTTGCCGGAATGTGACTTATATTTACCTTTTCCGGGAGTTTCCCGCCACCATGCCCGTCTTGTGAAAACGGCTGATGAAGTATGGATTATTGAGGATTTGGGTAGTAAAAACGGGACGCAAGTAAATCAACAGCTTATAAACTGTCCTCACAATTTAGATCATGGCGATGTAATTTGGTTAGGTAATGTTGGGCTAGTAGTGCTGCTGGCAACTCCTGCTGTACAGTTAAAGTCTACGTATGTCCCAATTACAGAAAATACTGAACAAAAAACAATTCTTCGCAACGTCGAACAATTACAACAGCAATGGATTGAAGCTGATAGTAAGAATGGCAACATCAGTAGTAAAGACAAAACTATTGCTCGTCTTAAAGACTTAGTGGATATAGCCAAAAATCTTTGTGCTGCGGCATCCATACAAGAGATTTTCTCACAAGTGCAACAAGTTGTTTTTCGTTACCTTGATAGCATTGACCGTTTAGCATTATTAATTGATGTTACTGGTTCCGGCAACCTGGAATTAGTGAATGCTGCTACGAGAAATATTTCCCAACAGAAAAACCTTTCAGCTGATGGTAGTTGGATTAGTCGCAGTATCTGTCAAAAAGTATTTGAGGAAAAAGTTGTCATTCAAACAGCAGACACTTTAAAGGATGAACGATTTTCAGGAGAACACAGTATTTTGGCCAAAGGCATTCGCAGTGCAATGGCAGTTCCTTTATGGGATGAAAATAAAGTCGTGGGCGTTCTTTATGCTGATGCTAATCTTTCTTCTTACCATTGGGCAAATGAAGGCGAAGAAGAACTTAGCTTTTTTTCGGCCTTAGCAAACCTTGTAGCTTCTAGTGTGCAACGTTGGCTACTGGTAGAGAAACTCAAAACTGAAGAGGTAATTCGTCATCGACTAGAACGCTATCATTCTCCAGCTGTTGTACAGCAGTTGATAGCAGTAGGCGGGTTACCAGATGGTCGTTTAGCTCCCATCGAGACTGAAATTAGCATTTTGTTCGCGGATTTGGTTGGCTTTACAGCAATTTCTGAACAATTAACGCCAACTGCGATCGCTCTATTATTAAATAATTTATTTGAAGAGATGCTACAAGAAGTGTTCGCCTATGGCGGCACTTTAGATAAGTATATTGGCGATTGTATTATGGCATTTTTTGGCGCTCCAGAACCCCAACCAGATCACGCTGATCGCGCCGTCAATGCTGCTAAGGGAATGTTAGCTCGTCTGCAACGTCTCAATGCCAATGGTTTTTGGCAGGAACCTCTACAATTACGTATTGCGATTAACAGTGGTAAAGCCGTAGTGGGAGATGTTGGTAGTTCCCAAAGGGTAGACTATACGGCATTAGGCGCTACGATTAATCTTGCTGCTCGAATGGAAGCGGTTTGTCCTCCTAGCGAATGCGTGATTAGCGAAGTCACTTATAAAATGCTTTCACAACCCATTGACTTCGAGGAAATGGGGGAGCATCGCTTTAAAGGTATTGACCGCTTAGTGAAGATTTATCAGACGCAATTGCAGCAAGAGACAGTATTTATTAATTATTAG
- a CDS encoding VanZ family protein, protein MNRYNISLQVFNLLSFIFSILVVLLATLYPFNFSVPNEFFLPELFASFNNTSYFQDQVNNVLLFIPLGFSFTSLLQRFRIKLLLQILLVILVGAGLSLTVEFLQIFLPSRMPTPADIMNNSVGGFFGFVCFYLWNIQSLNNTINCLGFSKSRRPIKQITVFFLVYIFLTVLISLFWQSTTNLSNWDVNYPLIIGNERTGNRPWEGYVSEVYIADRAISINEVAQGLTDSSYLNKLGDSLLANYQFKGKCCYQDKTGKLSELLWQGKPSDRTEDKGVFLDSSHWLQTATPVTSLSERISKTSEFTLSTIIATANINQIGPARILSVSGDSQRRNWTLSQQGNGLDFRLRTPITGENGTELKLNIPNIFIDTNPHHIVITYSRATILIYVDKLQNYYSFNLLELIPKKQKLFYYALTFIPLGTALAILTLLAERRLQFSKLLVFGGILIPSLILEGILISDSGKHLSVKNLLIGIGFTAGTLLILRVRAAQFKRSI, encoded by the coding sequence ATGAATCGATACAATATTTCTCTTCAAGTATTTAATTTACTGAGCTTCATTTTTAGCATTTTAGTAGTGTTATTAGCTACGCTTTATCCATTTAATTTTTCAGTACCAAATGAGTTTTTCCTACCAGAGCTTTTTGCTAGTTTCAACAACACCAGTTATTTTCAAGACCAAGTAAATAATGTTTTACTGTTTATACCTTTAGGTTTTAGTTTTACCAGTCTTTTACAAAGATTTAGGATAAAACTATTACTCCAAATTCTCTTGGTTATCTTGGTAGGTGCTGGCTTATCATTGACAGTCGAATTCTTACAAATATTCCTACCTTCTAGAATGCCAACTCCAGCAGATATTATGAACAATAGTGTTGGTGGCTTTTTCGGGTTTGTTTGCTTTTATCTATGGAATATTCAATCTTTGAATAATACCATAAATTGTCTAGGCTTTAGTAAGTCTAGACGTCCAATTAAACAAATAACAGTATTTTTTCTGGTTTACATATTTCTAACAGTTCTGATTTCTTTATTCTGGCAAAGTACGACAAATTTGAGCAATTGGGACGTAAATTACCCACTAATAATTGGTAATGAGCGGACAGGAAATAGACCGTGGGAAGGATATGTGTCTGAGGTTTATATTGCTGATCGCGCTATATCGATAAATGAAGTAGCACAAGGATTAACAGACTCAAGTTACTTGAATAAGCTTGGTGATTCTCTGCTAGCTAATTATCAATTTAAAGGTAAATGTTGTTATCAAGATAAAACTGGAAAACTTTCAGAACTGTTGTGGCAAGGAAAGCCGTCAGATAGAACAGAAGATAAAGGTGTTTTTTTGGATTCTAGTCATTGGCTACAAACAGCTACTCCTGTTACTTCTCTCAGCGAAAGAATCAGTAAAACATCTGAATTCACGCTCAGCACTATCATTGCAACTGCCAATATAAATCAGATTGGCCCTGCTCGTATTCTCTCAGTTTCTGGCGATTCTCAGCGTCGTAATTGGACGTTGAGTCAACAAGGCAATGGCTTAGATTTTCGCTTACGAACGCCAATTACTGGAGAAAACGGTACAGAGTTAAAACTGAATATACCGAATATTTTTATCGACACTAATCCCCATCACATAGTCATTACTTATTCTAGAGCGACTATTCTTATCTATGTAGACAAATTACAAAATTATTACTCTTTTAATTTACTAGAATTAATACCAAAAAAGCAGAAGTTATTTTACTATGCACTAACTTTTATACCGCTAGGAACAGCCCTGGCTATACTAACTCTTTTAGCAGAAAGAAGATTGCAATTTTCTAAGTTATTAGTTTTTGGCGGAATTTTAATACCTTCTTTGATACTTGAAGGTATTTTAATAAGTGATAGCGGCAAGCATCTCAGTGTGAAAAACCTGTTAATAGGAATAGGATTTACAGCAGGAACTCTCTTGATTTTGAGAGTACGCGCTGCTCAATTTAAAAGGTCAATTTAA
- a CDS encoding serine hydrolase domain-containing protein, protein MSNRISQKVIGKSIAKQVILTSIAKKSSQLQSLLDEVVAEQKIPGAVMYISTPKGHWLAASGVNNLATKTPMKPTDGFSIASMSKTFVAVVVLKLVEQGKIELDQAIATYLPRDISPHIINSDKITVRQLLNNTSGVAEYLATPEFIQATAKRSRSQPWTAREAIQYMYDEEPQASPGDKFIYTDSNYILLELIVENITRGSLAQGIRSQILEPLGLNHTFTELREPVIGEVATGYGDRHKNGNLHSYAKVNDGNGLGDGGLVSTAEDLTKFATALFAKRTLLSPKMMREMLKFTNNGEGYSYGLGVERFASPLAKSFGHSGIAYGFTTLLTYLPNQDTIIVVLLNAQNADIKSIAIAGLEVAYQK, encoded by the coding sequence GTGAGCAATAGAATTAGTCAAAAAGTAATAGGAAAATCTATTGCTAAGCAAGTAATATTAACCTCGATCGCAAAAAAAAGTTCTCAACTCCAGTCACTTTTAGATGAGGTAGTCGCAGAACAGAAAATCCCTGGTGCAGTAATGTACATTTCTACGCCTAAAGGCCATTGGCTGGCTGCATCTGGTGTCAATAATTTAGCGACCAAAACACCTATGAAACCTACAGATGGTTTTTCTATTGCCAGTATGAGCAAAACCTTTGTGGCGGTGGTTGTGCTGAAATTAGTGGAACAGGGGAAAATAGAATTAGATCAAGCGATCGCTACTTACTTACCAAGAGATATCAGTCCTCATATTATTAACAGCGATAAAATTACAGTTCGTCAACTACTCAATAATACCAGTGGTGTTGCTGAATACTTGGCAACACCGGAGTTCATCCAGGCTACAGCTAAAAGAAGTCGTTCACAGCCTTGGACAGCAAGAGAGGCAATTCAGTATATGTATGATGAAGAACCGCAAGCAAGTCCAGGTGACAAATTTATTTATACTGATAGCAACTACATTCTCTTGGAACTGATTGTAGAGAATATCACCAGAGGAAGTCTTGCACAAGGTATCCGCAGTCAAATTTTAGAACCATTAGGTTTGAACCATACCTTTACTGAATTGCGCGAACCAGTAATTGGAGAAGTGGCTACAGGTTATGGCGATCGCCACAAAAATGGTAATCTACATAGTTACGCCAAGGTCAATGATGGCAATGGTTTAGGAGATGGTGGATTAGTTTCAACGGCAGAGGATTTAACCAAGTTCGCCACAGCTTTATTTGCTAAAAGAACTTTACTCTCCCCGAAGATGATGAGAGAAATGCTGAAATTTACAAATAATGGCGAAGGCTATAGCTATGGGTTGGGTGTGGAACGTTTTGCATCGCCTTTGGCAAAATCATTTGGCCATAGTGGTATAGCCTATGGCTTTACAACATTGCTGACATATTTACCCAATCAAGACACTATCATAGTAGTGCTGCTAAATGCTCAGAATGCTGATATTAAATCAATAGCTATAGCAGGTTTAGAAGTTGCTTATCAAAAATGA
- a CDS encoding bacteriocin — MAENKVVNLQYPNADFEELSDDEMESIVGGTDIVPIINAASQAIQGTSNTLLPAGLPGTVATLFPGGVPGTLGTV; from the coding sequence ATGGCAGAAAACAAAGTTGTTAATTTGCAATATCCTAATGCTGATTTCGAGGAATTATCTGATGACGAGATGGAATCCATTGTTGGAGGAACTGATATCGTACCTATTATAAATGCTGCATCTCAGGCAATCCAAGGTACATCAAATACTTTATTACCTGCTGGATTGCCAGGTACAGTAGCTACTTTATTCCCTGGTGGAGTGCCAGGTACATTAGGTACTGTATAA
- a CDS encoding HlyD family efflux transporter periplasmic adaptor subunit, translated as MEIKNKFKVKFFENILAIFLFVALISLGLAMLAPYILFIQSTKANINGKLIYIRAPIPGELILNDYQSGQSVSRKERIGSINNPRTDSLILKREEVESQLSKSQRELESLREQLKNYQNLIEQIDIQTAILKRKLSQQQRLDNKKTDFEIKRLKRRVNQADAEFKIKLEGKISAQKEAQRFEKLAEQGAIAFNNYEKLQSIANQSKKEADKAYEEYQQTVVELDASKYRLSSEQINYLARIEDTEGQQQQLIIHKQQVLTQKINFEQQISSIEAEIQSLKNELIQIKKQIQVSAFASIQSPIDGAIWSVIAQPHEYMEVNSPILAIVDCKKRWVEALFSEDNVAQIHPKSPVKIKLLDSNKKILQGRIEAIRAGIGRISPGEDVAINKKELPKRQVALQISVEWPQDSNYQEYCYVGRSVEVIIPRFSNGKI; from the coding sequence ATGGAAATAAAAAATAAGTTTAAAGTAAAGTTTTTTGAAAATATTTTAGCTATTTTTTTATTTGTAGCTTTGATTAGCTTAGGTTTAGCTATGTTAGCGCCATACATCCTTTTTATCCAAAGTACGAAAGCTAATATTAATGGAAAATTAATTTATATTCGCGCTCCTATACCAGGAGAACTTATTTTAAATGATTATCAATCAGGACAATCAGTAAGCAGAAAAGAAAGAATAGGTAGTATTAATAATCCGAGAACAGATTCTTTAATACTCAAGCGTGAAGAAGTTGAGAGTCAATTATCAAAATCTCAAAGAGAATTAGAGAGTTTAAGAGAACAGCTAAAAAACTATCAAAACCTGATAGAACAAATTGATATTCAGACTGCTATTCTAAAGCGAAAACTGAGTCAGCAACAGAGGTTAGACAATAAGAAAACCGATTTTGAGATTAAACGATTAAAACGAAGAGTTAATCAAGCTGATGCTGAATTTAAAATAAAACTCGAGGGAAAGATAAGCGCCCAGAAAGAGGCTCAACGATTTGAAAAGCTAGCAGAACAAGGAGCAATAGCATTTAATAATTATGAGAAACTTCAGTCAATAGCTAACCAGAGTAAAAAAGAAGCTGATAAAGCTTATGAAGAGTATCAACAAACAGTTGTAGAACTTGATGCTAGTAAATACAGATTATCGTCAGAGCAAATCAATTATCTAGCAAGAATCGAAGATACTGAAGGGCAACAGCAACAATTGATTATCCATAAGCAACAGGTGCTAACTCAAAAAATCAACTTTGAGCAGCAGATATCTAGTATAGAGGCTGAAATTCAATCACTCAAGAATGAACTTATACAAATCAAAAAGCAAATACAAGTCAGTGCCTTTGCAAGTATACAATCTCCTATAGATGGAGCTATATGGTCTGTTATTGCCCAACCTCATGAATATATGGAAGTAAACAGTCCAATATTAGCAATTGTTGATTGTAAAAAGCGCTGGGTCGAAGCACTTTTTTCAGAAGATAATGTTGCTCAGATTCATCCTAAATCCCCTGTAAAAATCAAGCTTTTAGATTCTAATAAAAAAATATTGCAAGGACGAATTGAAGCAATTCGAGCAGGTATTGGACGGATATCTCCAGGCGAAGATGTAGCTATTAACAAAAAAGAATTACCTAAGCGTCAAGTTGCTTTACAAATCTCTGTAGAATGGCCACAAGATAGCAATTACCAAGAATATTGCTATGTCGGACGAAGTGTTGAAGTTATTATTCCTCGTTTCTCCAATGGAAAAATATAA
- the fdhD gene encoding formate dehydrogenase accessory sulfurtransferase FdhD, with product MTIPTASKTKATVWVVETGKIRPRLDQITTEEPLEIRLLPHQKTVAVTMRTPGADFQLAAGFLYSEGVISCREDIRRISYCMDESVDGEQRYNIVNVELREGLIPDLQPLERHFYTSSACGVCGKASLEDLHLRGCTVITPGILVTPETIYSLPDQLRAAQGIFTATGGLHAAAVFDVKGQLLNLWEDVGRHNALDKLIGSALLSDELPLSNHIVMVSGRSSFEILQKSTTAGVPVVCSVSAPSSLAVSVAKEFGITLIGFLRGQRFNVYTGVERISVA from the coding sequence ATGACAATACCAACTGCAAGTAAAACCAAAGCCACTGTCTGGGTGGTGGAAACAGGTAAAATACGTCCTCGTTTAGACCAAATTACTACTGAAGAACCCCTAGAAATTCGCCTCCTTCCTCACCAAAAGACGGTAGCTGTCACCATGCGGACACCAGGAGCAGATTTTCAACTAGCTGCTGGTTTCCTTTACAGTGAAGGAGTTATTAGCTGTAGGGAAGATATCCGACGTATCAGCTACTGTATGGATGAGTCAGTGGATGGTGAGCAACGCTACAACATTGTGAATGTAGAACTCAGAGAGGGATTGATTCCAGATTTACAGCCTTTGGAGCGTCACTTTTATACTAGTAGCGCCTGTGGAGTTTGTGGCAAAGCGAGCCTTGAGGATTTACATCTACGTGGTTGCACCGTAATTACCCCAGGTATATTAGTAACGCCTGAGACTATTTATAGCTTACCAGATCAGCTCCGAGCCGCTCAAGGTATTTTCACAGCTACGGGAGGTTTGCACGCTGCGGCTGTCTTCGATGTTAAAGGACAGCTGTTAAATTTGTGGGAAGATGTAGGGCGTCACAATGCTTTGGATAAATTAATTGGTTCAGCTTTGCTCAGTGACGAATTGCCTTTAAGTAATCATATTGTCATGGTCAGTGGACGTTCTAGTTTTGAAATTTTGCAAAAGTCTACAACTGCTGGAGTTCCCGTTGTCTGTTCTGTTTCTGCTCCCAGCAGTTTGGCGGTGTCTGTAGCCAAGGAATTCGGTATTACCTTAATAGGATTTCTGCGCGGACAACGGTTTAATGTCTACACTGGTGTGGAGAGAATCAGTGTTGCTTAA
- a CDS encoding VOC family protein: MVLQYTEAIATIASINFDNLVNFYTKLLGEKPANFIPNVYAEFHLTGLRLGIFQPKKAHEFEFETSAKSRISLCLEVSKLENAIAHLTSLGYAPPGEISIASHGREIYAYDPDGNRLILHQAIIRSH; the protein is encoded by the coding sequence ATGGTTTTGCAATATACAGAGGCGATCGCTACTATAGCATCAATTAATTTTGATAATTTAGTAAATTTCTATACCAAGCTATTGGGTGAAAAACCAGCTAATTTCATTCCGAATGTCTATGCTGAGTTTCATTTAACTGGATTGCGCTTAGGTATTTTTCAACCCAAAAAAGCACACGAATTTGAATTTGAAACAAGTGCTAAAAGTAGGATAAGTTTGTGTTTAGAGGTGAGTAAATTAGAAAATGCGATCGCTCACCTAACATCTTTAGGCTACGCACCACCGGGAGAGATTTCCATCGCTTCCCACGGCAGAGAAATTTACGCCTATGATCCCGATGGCAATCGCCTGATTTTACATCAAGCTATTATACGAAGTCATTAG
- a CDS encoding FdhF/YdeP family oxidoreductase: MLPKPKKHWTPQHWASWKPFGIGEQYPNNYWEVFRAIWLSRDKLPYAWNILNKGVCDGCALGTTGMKDWTLDGIHLCNVRLRLLQMNTMSAFDPMLLADVSQLQKQKSSQLRDLGRLPYPMLRQRGEKGFHRVTWDEALEVIAHRIRATTPDRLSFYVTSRGTVNETYYATQKAVRAMGSNNIDNAARICHSPSTAGLKAALGAGATTCSYKDWIGTDLLVFIGSNVANNQPVTVKYLHYAKKAGTKIVVINTYREPGMERYWVPSIVESAIFGTKFAEDFFLVNMNGDIAFLNGTIKHIIANNWVDESFIDRYTAGFAELKASLENQSWEELERLSGASREEMYAFAKMVGEANKAVFVWSMGITQHECGEDNVRSIINLALTKGFVGREGCGLMPIRGHSGVQGGAEMGCYATVFPGGKPITSEHAAQLSQHWGFEVPASKGLIAPEMIDAAHQGQLDVLFSVGGNFLEVLPEPDYVEGALKQIPLRVHMDIVLSSQMLVEPADTVVLLPATTRYEIPGGVTETNTERRVIFSPEIPGPRIGEARPEWEVFLELAKRVRPDLADKLAFANTAAMRQEIAQVVPQYAGIQHLQQAGDQFQYGGSHLCFGWNFATADGKAHFGVLLPPQIELPEGCFLLATRRGKQFNSMVQERKDAITGAVREAVLMNLSDAAKLGLKDGDKVILKNQLGELQGLVYIAPIQSGNLQVHWPEGNVLLDKSKRSLEGVPDYNAIVRLEKQT; the protein is encoded by the coding sequence ATGTTACCTAAACCCAAAAAGCACTGGACACCTCAGCATTGGGCAAGTTGGAAGCCCTTTGGCATTGGTGAACAGTACCCCAACAACTATTGGGAAGTATTTCGCGCTATCTGGCTGTCTCGTGACAAGCTGCCCTATGCATGGAATATCCTCAACAAGGGTGTCTGTGATGGTTGCGCCCTCGGAACAACCGGGATGAAAGATTGGACACTAGATGGCATCCATCTCTGCAATGTCCGGTTGCGGCTGTTGCAGATGAATACCATGTCAGCTTTTGACCCTATGCTGCTAGCAGATGTTTCGCAGTTACAAAAGCAAAAAAGTTCCCAATTACGCGACTTGGGAAGGCTTCCCTATCCAATGCTGCGTCAACGAGGAGAAAAAGGTTTTCATCGTGTAACCTGGGATGAAGCTTTAGAGGTAATTGCTCACCGCATCCGCGCTACTACACCAGACCGTCTTAGCTTCTACGTTACCAGTCGCGGCACTGTTAACGAAACGTACTACGCAACTCAAAAAGCTGTGCGGGCGATGGGAAGTAATAATATTGATAACGCTGCGCGTATCTGCCATTCTCCCAGTACAGCAGGACTAAAGGCTGCTCTCGGCGCAGGGGCCACCACTTGTTCTTATAAAGACTGGATTGGTACGGATTTATTAGTGTTCATTGGCTCTAACGTTGCCAACAATCAGCCTGTTACCGTCAAATATCTCCATTACGCAAAGAAAGCTGGCACTAAGATTGTAGTAATTAATACTTACCGCGAACCTGGAATGGAACGCTACTGGGTTCCCTCAATTGTGGAAAGTGCCATTTTTGGAACTAAGTTTGCCGAAGATTTCTTCTTGGTCAACATGAATGGAGATATCGCATTTTTGAATGGCACAATTAAACATATAATTGCCAACAACTGGGTAGATGAGTCATTTATTGACCGTTATACTGCTGGCTTTGCAGAACTAAAAGCCTCACTAGAAAATCAGTCTTGGGAAGAGTTAGAAAGACTTTCTGGTGCTTCTCGCGAGGAAATGTACGCCTTTGCCAAAATGGTTGGGGAAGCCAACAAAGCTGTATTTGTTTGGAGTATGGGCATTACTCAGCATGAGTGTGGCGAAGATAATGTCCGGAGTATCATTAACCTAGCTCTTACAAAAGGGTTTGTTGGTCGGGAAGGCTGCGGTTTAATGCCAATTCGCGGTCACTCCGGGGTGCAAGGTGGTGCTGAGATGGGATGTTACGCCACAGTATTTCCTGGTGGTAAGCCTATTACATCAGAGCATGCTGCTCAATTAAGCCAGCATTGGGGTTTTGAAGTACCTGCAAGTAAAGGTTTAATTGCTCCCGAAATGATTGATGCGGCACATCAAGGACAATTAGATGTGTTGTTCTCCGTAGGTGGAAATTTCCTAGAAGTGCTGCCAGAACCAGATTATGTGGAAGGTGCGCTGAAGCAGATACCGTTGCGGGTACATATGGATATTGTCTTGTCTAGCCAAATGTTAGTAGAACCAGCTGACACTGTAGTGCTTTTACCTGCTACTACTCGCTATGAAATACCAGGAGGAGTCACAGAAACTAACACTGAACGCCGGGTAATTTTTAGCCCCGAAATTCCCGGCCCTCGCATTGGGGAAGCGCGTCCAGAATGGGAAGTGTTTTTGGAATTGGCAAAACGTGTACGACCAGATTTAGCAGACAAGCTAGCTTTTGCTAATACTGCTGCGATGCGTCAAGAAATTGCCCAAGTTGTCCCACAATACGCTGGTATTCAACATTTGCAGCAAGCTGGTGATCAGTTTCAGTATGGTGGGTCACATTTATGCTTTGGCTGGAACTTTGCAACAGCGGATGGTAAGGCACACTTTGGGGTATTATTGCCACCACAGATAGAGTTACCAGAAGGCTGTTTTTTACTAGCAACCCGCCGCGGTAAACAGTTTAATAGTATGGTGCAGGAACGCAAGGATGCAATTACTGGGGCAGTACGAGAAGCGGTGCTAATGAATCTTTCTGATGCAGCAAAGTTAGGATTAAAAGATGGCGATAAGGTAATTCTTAAAAATCAATTGGGTGAGTTACAAGGGCTAGTTTATATCGCACCCATTCAATCAGGTAACTTACAAGTACATTGGCCAGAAGGTAATGTGCTATTAGATAAAAGTAAGCGATCGCTTGAAGGTGTCCCAGACTATAACGCAATAGTCCGTCTGGAAAAACAAACCTAG
- a CDS encoding Uma2 family endonuclease, with translation MSAAKDFDFPDDVIFPPGDLYSDEPPLESELHLRQIILLLQSLELWWRNRNDFYAAGNLTIFYSPHQRRSEEFRGPDFFVVLGCERKVRKSWVVWEEDGKYPNIIVELLSNSTASTDKGLKKQIFQDIFRTPEYFWFDPNNLEFAGFILIGGTYQPIEPNPQGLLWSQQLSLYLGVHENKLRYFTAEAQLIPTPEEFAEQETQRAERLAAKLRELNIDPENL, from the coding sequence ATGTCCGCCGCTAAAGATTTTGACTTCCCAGATGATGTAATATTTCCTCCAGGGGATTTATATAGTGACGAACCGCCTTTGGAAAGTGAATTACATCTACGCCAAATAATTCTGCTATTACAATCTTTAGAATTGTGGTGGCGAAACCGCAACGACTTTTACGCTGCGGGTAATCTGACTATTTTCTACAGTCCACACCAGCGGAGGTCAGAAGAATTCCGAGGCCCAGATTTTTTTGTCGTGCTGGGATGTGAACGCAAAGTTCGCAAAAGTTGGGTTGTTTGGGAAGAAGATGGAAAATATCCCAACATAATTGTAGAGCTGCTCTCGAATTCTACAGCATCAACTGACAAAGGCTTAAAAAAACAAATTTTTCAAGATATCTTTCGCACACCAGAATATTTCTGGTTTGATCCAAATAATTTAGAATTTGCTGGGTTTATCTTAATAGGTGGGACTTATCAACCTATAGAACCTAATCCTCAAGGATTATTGTGGAGTCAGCAACTAAGTTTGTATTTGGGTGTTCATGAAAATAAATTGCGCTATTTTACTGCCGAAGCACAGTTAATTCCTACACCTGAAGAATTCGCTGAACAAGAAACACAACGTGCTGAACGTTTAGCAGCAAAATTGCGAGAATTGAATATTGATCCAGAAAATTTATAA